In Corylus avellana chromosome ca2, CavTom2PMs-1.0, the following proteins share a genomic window:
- the LOC132169819 gene encoding zinc finger BED domain-containing protein RICESLEEPER 1-like, which yields MSDVQIRWNSTYLMLSSAEKYEKAFAILEEDESNHFVAPSSIEWENARLFVRFLKSFYDATLKFSRSKNVTSNSYFIKLCIIQNTLNDGICSDNPILSSVSFDMKTKYDKYWETVKRINLLLYMTFILDPRSKMKGLVFWLRRCNEVDWTKFIEESVDSLVNCLWDQYNLFHREDGLSNSDVGIKSSTPTFSNVDDEDLEDQDVKFLKVFSQHQEENDLGCKSEVDRYLSDRCEATTQDFNILLWWKVNAPKYPIIAEVAYDVLAILIFTVASQSAFSNGGRILDSFRSSLSPFTVEALICTQDWLKSCPNNIEELQKFMGMESNDEHGN from the coding sequence ATGTCAGATGTTCAAATAAGATGGAATTCTACGTATTTAATGTTGAGCTCCGCtgagaaatatgaaaaagcTTTTGCCATACTTGAGGAGGATGAGAGTAATCATTTTGTTGCCCCTAGCTCTATTGAGTGGGAAAATGCTAGGCTATTTGTGAGGTTTTTGAAATCTTTTTATGATGCTACATTGAAGTTCTCTCGTTCAAAAAATGTCACCTCCAACTCATATTTCATCAAACTTTGTATTATTCAAAATACTTTGAATGATGGTATTTGTAGTGATAATCCTATCCTTAGTTCAGTGAGTTTTGATATGAAAACAAAGTATGATAAGTATTGGGAGACTGTGAAGAGGATTAACTTATTGTTGTATATGACTTTTATTCTTGACCCACGTTCCAAGATGAAAGGGTTAGTATTTTGGTTGAGAAGATGCAATGAAGTTGATTGGACGAAATTTATCGAGGAAAGTGTGGACTCCCTAGTGAACTGTTTGTGGGATCAATACAATTTGTTTCATAGGGAGGATGGGTTATCTAACTCTGATGTAGGAATAAAAAGTTCAACTCCTACTTTTTCAAATGTTGATGATGAAGACTTGGAGGATCAAGATGTGAAATTTTTGAAGGTGTTCTCCCAACACCAAGAAGAGAACGACTTGGGGTGTAAGTCGGAGGTGGATCGATATTTGTCTGATCGGTGTGAAGCAACAACCCAAGATTTTAATATCTTACTGTGGTGGAAGGTTAATGCACCCAAATATCCTATTATTGCAGAGGTAGCCTATGATGTATTAGCCATTCTTATTTTCACTGTTGCATCTCAGTCTGCCTTTAGCAATGGAGGACGTATATTAGATTCATTTAGGAGTTCATTATCTCCATTTACAGTTGAGGCCTTGATTTGCACACAAGACTGGTTAAAGAGCTGCCCAAATAACATTGAGGAGCTGCAGAAGTTTATGGGAATGGAAAGCAATGATGAGCATGGTAACTAA
- the LOC132169820 gene encoding L-type lectin-domain containing receptor kinase IX.1-like: protein TAYSVSFQITRFDPATSTDILYYGDAMPSDGAIEMINQSNPLWRVGRAVYAKRVPLWDSHTRKLTDFTTHFSFILDTQGKTSYASGLAFFLAPVGFEIPLNSTGGYLGLFNISTIDSPRNQIVLVEFDTYPNPEWDPDPPVQHVGLNTNSIISAIYTPWNPSFHSGDTADVWITYNASTKNLNVSWKYQTTSNTQEKTNLFYNIDLIKVLPEWVTVGFSSATSSHGERVTIQSWEFSSSLDIKEINSKKKRLLVPLTVSGGVLIIAGAITLMFVILLWTRKGKKETILILDTVNIVSTNDDLERGVGPRRFSYNQLASATSNFSNERKLGEGGFGAVYKGYLTDLDISIAVKKISRRSKQGKKEYINEVKIFSRLRHRNLVQLIGWCHDRGEFLLVYIFMPNGSLDVHLFGNRSPLPWAVRYKISLGLASALLYLHEEWEQCVVHRDIKSSNVMLDSSFVVKLGDFGLARLMDHELGPQTTGLVGTLGYIAPEYISTGRASKESDVYSFGVVALEIATGKRSGHPIKEDFDIGLVEWVWNLYGRGDLLLAVDEKLQMDFDKKQVECLMIIGLWCAHPDRSFRPLIRQAIQVLNFEAKMPNLPTKMPVPLYHIATPSISGEPLITTSLEEGR, encoded by the coding sequence ACCGCTTATTCAGTTTCTTTCCAAATAACTCGCTTTGACCCCGCCACTTCCACCGACATACTATATTATGGAGATGCTATGCCTAGTGATGGAGCCATTGAAATGATCAACCAAAGCAATCCTTTATGGCGAGTAGGTCGGGCCGTCTATGCTAAGAGGGTGCCGCTCTGGGACTCTCATACGAGAAAGCTCACTGATTTTACTACACATTTCTCCTTCATTCTCGACACCCAAGGCAAAACCTCTTATGCCAGTGGGCTAGCATTCTTCTTGGCTCCTGTTGGGTTCGAAATCCCGCTGAATTCAACTGGTGGATATCTAGGCCTATTCAACATCTCAACCATTGATTCTCCTCGGAACCAAATTGTTCTTGTTGAGTTCGACACATACCCGAACCCTGAATGGGATCCTGATCCTCCAGTTCAGCATGTGGGGCTTAACACCAACTCAattatttctgcaatttacaccCCTTGGAATCCTAGCTTTCACAGCGGAGACACTGCTGATGTATGGATCACCTACAATGCTTCTACCAAGAATTTGAATGTCTCTTGGAAGTACCAAACAACCTCTAATACTCAGGAGAAGACCAATCTTTTTTATAACATTGATCTCATCAAAGTTCTTCCTGAGTGGGTCACAGTTGGATTCTCTTCTGCTACAAGTTCGCATGGAGAGCGAGTTACGATTCAATCATGGGAATTCAGTTCAAGTTTAGACATTAaggaaataaattcaaaaaaaaagagattattGGTTCCTTTAACAGTTTCAGGTGGTGTTCTGATCATAGCAGGGGCAATTACATTAATGTTTGTAATATTATTGTGGACACGGAAAGGAAAGAAGGAAACGATATTAATACTAGATACAGTGAACATTGTATCGACAAACGACGACTTAGAAAGAGGAGTGGGACCAAGAAGGTTCTCTTATAACCAACTTGCTTCCGCTACCAGCAACTTCTCAAATGAGAGGAAGTTGGGTGAAGGAGGGTTCGGCGCCGTTTACAAGGGGTATTTAACTGATTTAGATATTTCAATCGCTGTGAAAAAAATCTCAAGGAGGTCTaaacagggaaaaaaagaaTACATCAATGAAGTGAAGATCTTTAGTCGGCTGAGGCACCGAAATCTTGTGCAACTCATAGGATGGTGTCATGACAGAGGTGAGTTCCTTCTTGTTTACATATTTATGCCAAATGGTAGCCTTGATGTTCACCTCTTTGGCAATAGGAGCCCTCTCCCTTGGGCTGTGAGATACAAGATATCTCTTGGGTTGGCTTCCGCGTTGCTCTATCTTCACGAAGAGTGGGAGCAATGTGTTGTGCACCGAGACATCAAATCGAGCAATGTGATGCTAGACTCTAGTTTTGTTGTCAAGCTTGGTGACTTTGGTTTAGCTCGGCTGATGGATCACGAACTAGGTCCTCAGACAACCGGGTTGGTTGGAACTTTGGGATACATAGCTCCAGAATACATAAGTACGGGTAGGGCTAGTAAAGAGTCGGATGTGTATAGTTTCGGGGTGGTTGCCTTAGAAATTGCTACCGGAAAAAGGTCAGGTCATCCTATAAAAGAGGATTTCGACATAGGGTTGGTCGAGTGGGTTTGGAATCTTTATGGAAGAGGAGATCTGCTTTTGGCTGTGGATGAGAAGCTACAAATGGATTTCGACAAAAAACAGGTAGAGTGTTTGATGATTATTGGACTTTGGTGTGCTCATCCTGATCGAAGTTTCAGGCCATTAATAAGGCAAGCAATTCAAGTTCTTAATTTTGAGGCAAAAATGCCAAATCTTCCTACAAAGATGCCTGTTCCTTTGTATCATATAGCAACACCATCAATCAGCGGTGAACCTTTGATAACTACAAGCCTCGAAGAGGGTCGTTAA